In Mastigocladopsis repens PCC 10914, a single window of DNA contains:
- a CDS encoding AbrB family transcriptional regulator, which produces MTETATAPLTGKALLAKVKELSNLPRRERAKQCGYYTVTKNNQVRVNLTDFYDALLSARGIPLSPEAPKDGRGREPTYRVSVHQNGQIVIGATYTKAMGLKPGDEFEIKLGYKHIHLIQVDSDKKLLQHDEDLEIDEDLEDEEDLEDEDEYEEEEE; this is translated from the coding sequence ATGACTGAAACCGCTACCGCACCATTAACTGGAAAAGCACTGCTAGCTAAAGTAAAAGAACTTTCTAATTTACCACGGCGCGAAAGAGCCAAGCAGTGTGGTTACTATACAGTTACTAAAAATAACCAAGTTCGTGTCAATCTTACCGATTTTTATGACGCTTTGCTATCGGCTAGGGGAATTCCCCTAAGTCCAGAAGCACCTAAAGATGGTCGTGGACGTGAACCGACCTATCGGGTAAGTGTCCATCAAAACGGTCAAATTGTTATTGGTGCAACTTACACCAAAGCAATGGGCTTAAAGCCAGGTGATGAGTTTGAAATTAAGCTGGGATACAAGCATATTCACTTAATTCAAGTTGATAGTGATAAAAAGCTACTCCAGCATGATGAAGATTTAGAAATCGATGAGGATCTCGAAGACGAGGAAGACCTAGAAGACGAAGACGAATACGAAGAAGAGGAGGAGTAA
- a CDS encoding alpha-amylase family glycosyl hydrolase, whose product MQPSLYYAEESIWEYDEQVRSYYLHHFYKEQPGLNIANSAVREEIRKIIGFWLQLGVSGFRIDAPPFLINPSYALVETPERAFPQFDDGRECSFTYKEG is encoded by the coding sequence GTGCAACCAAGCCTGTATTACGCGGAAGAGAGCATTTGGGAGTACGACGAACAGGTGAGGTCTTACTATCTGCATCACTTTTACAAAGAACAGCCAGGCTTAAATATTGCTAACTCTGCGGTACGCGAAGAAATTCGTAAAATCATCGGCTTCTGGCTGCAACTTGGCGTGTCTGGCTTTCGCATAGATGCTCCCCCATTTTTGATTAACCCATCGTATGCGTTAGTAGAGACGCCAGAACGCGCGTTTCCACAATTTGATGACGGGCGCGAGTGCAGCTTTACCTACAAGGAGGGATGA
- a CDS encoding CPBP family intramembrane glutamic endopeptidase, with translation MQQVYRLFLRDFISLFEPSANFLLSSLKDAPVFIVVMAFFIVWVGCWLPISALTAFALNWQLSKPLQPEQKLPLLISLYLLAPFILWGASWLTDKPFSDYGFIGNISTLYSLILGLALGVLSIAVVFWGQLWLGWCCFQWSNIKLMQPVLLPILLVALFVGGIEELVFRGFVFTELNKDYSIWVAALISSLIFAFLHLVWEQTETTPQLPGLWFMGMVLVLARFVDEGSIALAWGLHAGWVWAIATLDTADLIHYTGNVSDLITGKNKKPLAGVAGIVCLLLSVGILWVFSENIAFRP, from the coding sequence ATGCAACAAGTCTATCGTCTTTTTTTACGTGATTTTATATCGTTATTTGAGCCATCAGCCAACTTCTTACTGTCATCTTTAAAAGATGCACCAGTATTCATTGTTGTAATGGCTTTTTTTATTGTTTGGGTGGGCTGCTGGTTGCCAATATCAGCATTAACAGCATTTGCCCTGAATTGGCAACTCTCTAAACCTTTGCAGCCAGAACAAAAATTACCTTTACTGATATCTCTGTACCTGTTAGCCCCCTTCATTTTATGGGGAGCTAGTTGGCTAACTGACAAACCTTTCTCAGATTACGGCTTTATTGGAAACATTTCAACACTATATTCTTTAATACTGGGTTTAGCCTTGGGAGTCTTGAGCATAGCAGTGGTCTTTTGGGGGCAATTGTGGTTGGGATGGTGCTGTTTTCAATGGTCGAATATCAAGCTTATGCAACCTGTGTTGCTACCTATCTTATTAGTGGCGTTGTTTGTAGGTGGTATTGAGGAGTTAGTTTTTCGCGGGTTTGTGTTTACTGAACTAAACAAGGATTATTCTATTTGGGTAGCAGCGCTCATCTCTAGTTTGATTTTTGCGTTTCTACACTTGGTTTGGGAGCAAACAGAAACGACACCACAATTGCCTGGACTTTGGTTTATGGGAATGGTGTTGGTACTAGCACGGTTTGTCGATGAAGGTAGTATAGCCTTAGCTTGGGGACTCCATGCCGGATGGGTTTGGGCGATCGCCACTTTAGACACAGCAGATCTCATTCATTACACGGGTAACGTCTCGGACTTAATAACAGGTAAGAATAAAAAACCCCTTGCGGGTGTAGCAGGAATTGTTTGTTTACTCCTGAGTGTGGGGATTCTTTGGGTTTTTTCTGAGAATATTGCATTTCGCCCATAG